The Pseudomonas fluorescens genome includes a window with the following:
- a CDS encoding aldo/keto reductase, with protein MSYRTLGHSGLQVSTLTLGTMMFGEQTSTEDSLRIIDKAWDQGINFIDTADVYTNGRSEEIVGEAIARHRQEWVLATKVGFGPPDGMPNRSGLSRKHIFNGIEASLTRLGTDYLDIYYLHREDHNTPLHVTVSAIGDLIRQGKIRYWGLSNYRGWRIAEVIRIADSLGIDRPVISQPLYNIVNRQAETEQITAAQNYGLGVVPFSPLARGVLSGKYAPDVAPDANSRAGRQDKRILETEWRVESLRIAQQILQYTQGRGVGIVEFAIAWVLNNNAVTSAIVGPRTEEQWDSYTKAQSVKISAEDEAFIDSLVTPGHASTPGFNDVSHFVPGRVPRTS; from the coding sequence ATGAGCTACCGCACGCTAGGCCATTCCGGGTTGCAAGTCTCGACGCTGACCCTGGGCACGATGATGTTCGGCGAACAGACCAGCACCGAGGATTCGCTGCGGATCATCGACAAGGCCTGGGACCAGGGCATCAATTTCATCGACACCGCGGACGTCTACACCAACGGTCGCTCCGAGGAAATCGTCGGCGAGGCAATCGCCCGTCATCGCCAGGAATGGGTGCTGGCCACCAAGGTCGGCTTCGGCCCGCCGGACGGCATGCCCAACCGCAGCGGCCTGAGCCGCAAGCACATATTCAATGGAATCGAGGCCAGCCTGACGCGCCTGGGCACCGATTACCTGGACATCTATTACCTGCACCGCGAAGACCACAACACGCCGCTGCACGTCACCGTATCGGCCATCGGCGACTTGATTCGCCAAGGCAAGATTCGCTACTGGGGCCTGTCGAACTACCGTGGCTGGCGCATCGCCGAAGTGATCAGGATCGCCGACAGCCTGGGCATCGACCGACCGGTGATCAGCCAACCGCTGTACAACATCGTCAACCGCCAGGCCGAAACCGAACAGATCACTGCCGCGCAGAACTACGGCCTCGGCGTGGTGCCGTTCAGCCCCCTGGCCCGAGGCGTGCTCAGCGGCAAATACGCACCGGACGTGGCGCCGGACGCCAATAGCCGCGCCGGACGCCAGGACAAACGCATCCTGGAAACCGAGTGGCGGGTCGAGTCCCTGCGCATTGCCCAGCAGATCCTGCAATACACCCAAGGCCGCGGCGTGGGCATCGTCGAGTTCGCCATCGCCTGGGTGCTGAACAACAACGCCGTGACCTCGGCCATCGTCGGGCCGCGCACCGAGGAGCAGTGGGACTCGTACACCAAGGCGCAATCGGTGAAGATCAGCGCGGAAGATGAAGCGTTCATCGATTCGCTGGTGACGCCGGGGCATGCGTCGACGCCGGGGTTCAACGATGTGAGCCATTTCGTGCCGGGGCGAGTACCGCGTACCTCATAA
- a CDS encoding response regulator transcription factor, with product MPNILLVEDDCALSELIASYLERNGYQVSVLSRGDHVRERARVDPPDLVILDLMLPGLDGLQVCRLLRADSATLPILMLTARDDSHDQVLGLEMGADDYVTKPCEPRVLLARVRTLLRRSSLTEPQTVNDRILMGNLCIDLSERTVTWRGQAVELSSGEYNLLVVLARHSGEVLSRDQILQRLRGIEFNGTDRSVDVAISKLRRKFDDNADEARKIKTVWGKGYLFSRSEWEC from the coding sequence ATGCCCAACATCCTCCTGGTCGAAGACGACTGCGCACTCTCCGAACTGATCGCCAGTTACCTGGAGCGCAACGGTTATCAGGTCAGCGTGCTCAGCCGTGGCGATCATGTGCGTGAACGGGCACGCGTCGATCCGCCGGACCTGGTGATTCTCGACCTGATGCTGCCGGGGCTGGACGGCTTGCAAGTCTGCCGCCTGCTGCGGGCCGACTCGGCGACCTTGCCGATCTTGATGCTCACTGCCCGGGACGACAGCCACGACCAGGTCCTGGGCCTGGAGATGGGCGCCGATGACTACGTCACCAAGCCTTGCGAGCCCCGGGTGCTGCTGGCGCGAGTGCGTACCTTGTTGCGCCGCAGCAGCCTGACCGAGCCGCAGACGGTCAACGACCGCATCCTCATGGGCAACCTCTGCATCGACCTGTCCGAGCGCACCGTAACCTGGCGCGGACAAGCGGTGGAGCTGTCCAGCGGCGAATACAACCTGCTGGTGGTGCTGGCCCGGCATTCCGGCGAAGTACTGAGCCGAGACCAGATCCTGCAGCGCCTGCGCGGCATCGAGTTCAACGGCACCGACCGTTCGGTGGACGTGGCGATTTCCAAGTTGCGGCGCAAGTTCGACGACAATGCCGACGAAGCCCGCAAGATCAAGACCGTGTGGGGCAAGGGTTATCTGTTCAGTCGTTCCGAGTGGGAATGTTGA
- a CDS encoding methyl-accepting chemotaxis protein produces the protein MQVSLRQTIEQIAGSATQLGAAAQELSAVTQESSRGLQQQHNEIEQAATAVNEMTAAVEEVARNAVSTSEASNQSTQAAQEGRTRVVETVDAIQTMTHDVQATASMIEGLAVQGRDIGKVLDVIRAIAEQTNLLALNAAIEAARAGEAGRGFAVVADEVRALAHRTAQSTQEIEKMVAGIQNGTGQAVQSMQQSNQRTQSTLEMARAAGVALEQITQSIHQINERNLVIASASEEQAQVSREVDRNLVNIRDLATQSASGAKQTSDATHELSRLAVGLNAMVARFVI, from the coding sequence ATGCAAGTCAGCCTGCGCCAGACCATCGAGCAGATTGCCGGTTCGGCCACTCAACTGGGCGCTGCGGCGCAAGAGCTGAGCGCCGTGACCCAGGAATCCTCCCGCGGCCTGCAACAGCAGCACAACGAAATCGAACAGGCGGCCACGGCGGTCAACGAAATGACCGCCGCGGTCGAAGAGGTAGCCCGTAACGCGGTGTCCACCTCCGAGGCGTCGAACCAATCGACCCAGGCCGCCCAGGAAGGCCGCACACGTGTGGTCGAAACCGTCGACGCGATCCAGACCATGACCCACGACGTGCAGGCCACCGCCTCGATGATCGAAGGCCTGGCGGTCCAGGGCCGCGACATCGGCAAGGTGCTGGACGTGATCCGCGCCATCGCCGAACAGACCAACCTGCTGGCCCTCAACGCCGCCATCGAAGCCGCTCGCGCCGGGGAGGCCGGACGCGGTTTTGCGGTGGTGGCCGACGAAGTCCGGGCCCTGGCCCATCGCACTGCGCAATCGACCCAGGAAATCGAAAAAATGGTCGCCGGTATCCAGAACGGCACCGGCCAGGCCGTGCAGTCGATGCAACAAAGCAACCAGCGTACCCAAAGCACTCTGGAAATGGCCCGCGCCGCCGGCGTGGCCCTGGAGCAGATCACTCAGTCGATCCACCAGATCAACGAGCGCAATCTGGTCATCGCCAGTGCATCGGAGGAACAGGCCCAGGTTTCCCGGGAAGTGGACCGCAACCTGGTGAACATTCGCGACCTGGCCACCCAGTCGGCCAGCGGCGCCAAACAGACCAGCGATGCGACCCACGAACTGTCGCGCCTGGCGGTGGGGTTGAATGCGATGGTGGCGCGGTTTGTGATTTGA
- a CDS encoding glycerate kinase, giving the protein MKIVIAPDSFKDSLSAQGVADAIAQGLAEVWPDAQLIKCPMADGGEGTVESVLAACHGEWRHTRVRGPLGVAVEARWGWLAESRTAIIEMAEASGLQLVPPGQRDACSSSTYGTGELIRAALDEGAGRVILAIGGSATNDAGAGAMQALGVVLLDNQGQPLPPGGLALVNLSHIDLSELDPRLARVSFEIAADVDNPLCGPHGASVVFGPQKGASASQVQALDRALGHFAERCARALNKDVRDEPGSGAAGGLGFAAKAFLGAQFRTGVDVVAQLTGLAEAVSGADLVITGEGRFDAQTLRGKTPFGVARIARQHGVPVVVIAGTLGEGYQALYEHGIDAAFALASGPMTLQQACTDAPRLLSERARDIARLWRVAHR; this is encoded by the coding sequence ATGAAAATAGTCATCGCCCCCGACTCGTTCAAGGACAGCCTCAGTGCCCAGGGCGTCGCCGATGCCATCGCCCAGGGGCTGGCCGAGGTCTGGCCGGATGCGCAGTTGATCAAATGCCCGATGGCGGACGGCGGGGAGGGGACGGTGGAGTCGGTGTTGGCGGCCTGTCACGGTGAGTGGCGCCACACCCGGGTCCGCGGTCCGTTGGGTGTCGCTGTCGAGGCGCGCTGGGGCTGGTTGGCCGAGAGCCGCACCGCGATCATCGAAATGGCCGAAGCCAGTGGCTTGCAACTGGTGCCGCCGGGGCAACGCGACGCCTGTTCCAGCAGCACCTACGGCACCGGCGAGCTGATTCGCGCGGCCCTCGATGAGGGCGCTGGCCGGGTCATCCTGGCGATCGGCGGCAGTGCCACCAACGACGCCGGGGCCGGTGCGATGCAGGCCCTGGGCGTGGTGTTGCTGGATAACCAGGGCCAACCCCTTCCTCCCGGTGGCCTGGCCTTGGTGAACCTGTCGCACATCGACCTGAGTGAACTCGACCCACGCCTGGCCCGGGTCAGCTTCGAGATCGCCGCCGATGTCGATAACCCGCTGTGCGGCCCCCATGGCGCGTCCGTGGTTTTCGGTCCGCAGAAGGGCGCTTCGGCTTCTCAAGTGCAGGCACTGGACCGGGCCCTGGGGCATTTCGCCGAACGCTGCGCGCGGGCGCTGAACAAGGATGTGCGCGACGAGCCGGGCAGCGGCGCCGCCGGTGGCCTGGGGTTCGCGGCCAAGGCGTTCCTGGGGGCGCAGTTTCGTACCGGCGTGGACGTTGTCGCCCAATTGACCGGGCTGGCCGAGGCGGTCAGCGGTGCCGACCTGGTGATCACCGGCGAAGGCCGTTTCGACGCCCAGACCCTGCGCGGCAAGACCCCCTTCGGCGTGGCCCGCATCGCCCGCCAGCACGGTGTACCGGTGGTGGTCATTGCTGGCACGTTGGGGGAGGGTTACCAGGCGCTGTATGAACACGGCATCGACGCCGCCTTCGCCCTGGCCAGCGGACCGATGACCTTGCAGCAAGCCTGCACCGACGCCCCGCGCCTGCTGAGCGAGCGTGCCCGGGACATTGCACGGCTTTGGCGGGTGGCGCATCGATAA
- a CDS encoding pyridoxal phosphate-dependent aminotransferase produces MRFSVLTQRITGDGAAAWQIHDRALAMREQGMDVLLLSVGDPDFDTPRAIVDAAVGSLRAGETHYSDIRGLHTLRTSIARRHRLRCGQPAGAEQVVVLPGAQCAVYAVAQCLLNPGDEVIVAEPMYVTYEAVFGACGATVVPVAVRPENGFRVEPADVARLVTPRTRAMLLNSPNNPSGASLPMPTWQALARLCIEHDLWLISDEVYSDLLYDGEHISPASLPGMAERTATINSLSKSHAMTGWRIGWVIGPESLADHLANLSLCMLFGLPDFVQRAAQVALEQALPEVAQMHDEYRQRRDLVCAMLDDCPGLKPVRPDGGMFVMVDVRRTGLDAQAFAERLLDDYGVSVLAGEAFGPSAAGHIRLGLVVDQVKLADACQRITSCAADLLRAQR; encoded by the coding sequence ATGCGCTTTTCAGTCTTGACCCAACGCATCACCGGCGATGGTGCCGCCGCCTGGCAGATTCACGACCGGGCGCTGGCCATGCGCGAACAGGGCATGGATGTGTTGTTGCTGTCAGTGGGCGATCCGGACTTCGACACCCCGCGCGCCATTGTCGATGCTGCCGTGGGCAGCCTGCGGGCCGGTGAGACCCATTATTCGGACATCCGCGGCTTGCACACCTTGCGGACCAGTATTGCCCGGCGTCATCGCCTGCGTTGCGGCCAGCCTGCGGGGGCCGAACAGGTCGTCGTACTGCCGGGGGCGCAGTGCGCGGTGTATGCGGTCGCGCAATGCCTGCTCAACCCTGGCGACGAAGTCATCGTCGCCGAGCCGATGTATGTCACCTATGAAGCAGTGTTCGGTGCCTGCGGGGCGACAGTGGTGCCGGTGGCGGTCCGTCCGGAGAACGGTTTTCGGGTCGAACCTGCGGACGTTGCCCGTCTTGTGACCCCGCGTACCCGGGCGATGCTGCTCAACAGCCCGAACAACCCGTCCGGCGCCAGCCTGCCGATGCCCACCTGGCAGGCATTGGCCCGGTTGTGCATCGAACATGACCTGTGGCTGATCAGTGACGAGGTCTACAGCGACTTGCTCTATGACGGCGAGCACATCAGCCCCGCCAGCCTACCGGGCATGGCCGAGCGCACCGCGACGATCAACAGCCTGTCCAAATCCCACGCCATGACCGGCTGGCGCATTGGCTGGGTCATCGGCCCTGAATCCCTCGCCGACCATTTGGCAAACCTGTCCTTGTGTATGTTGTTTGGCCTGCCGGATTTCGTGCAACGCGCAGCCCAGGTTGCCCTGGAGCAGGCGTTGCCGGAAGTGGCGCAGATGCACGACGAGTATCGCCAGCGCCGGGACCTGGTGTGCGCCATGCTCGACGACTGCCCAGGCCTCAAGCCGGTGCGGCCCGATGGCGGCATGTTCGTGATGGTCGATGTGCGCCGGACCGGTCTCGACGCCCAGGCATTTGCCGAACGGTTGTTGGACGACTATGGCGTGTCGGTGCTGGCCGGCGAGGCGTTCGGGCCCAGTGCGGCAGGGCATATCCGCCTCGGGCTGGTGGTCGATCAGGTGAAGCTGGCGGATGCTTGCCAGCGGATCACCTCGTGTGCGGCGGATCTGCTGCGGGCCCAGCGGTAA
- a CDS encoding ATP-binding protein has product MWKLLIRLYLVTIVSYSAAIYLMPELVIRLFQDRFMTYNLDYSRGLQTLMVKQFRAVPSEQWPALAAQMDKEFEPLRIELAAIDDGGFSADEQARLKRGENVVRIGDWAWRTLAAAPLDGRTAVKMVVPPDPADVSWLYWSINVLIGATMLACLLLWLRPHWRDLERLRRTAERFGKGHLGERTHIASSSNIGSLAHVFDTMAGDIENLLNQQRDLLNAVSHELRTPLTRLDFGLALALSDDLPPASRERLQGLVAHIRELDELVLELLSYSRLQNPQRLPERVEVALDEFIDSILGSVDEDLAAPDVVIDVLLHGALERFVLDPRLTARALQNLLRNAMRYCEKRIQVGVLVSDQGCEIWVDDDGIGIPDSERERVFEPFYRLDRSRDRATGGFGLGLAISRRALEAQGGTLTVEASPLGGARFRLWLPTPA; this is encoded by the coding sequence ATGTGGAAGCTGCTGATTCGCCTTTACCTGGTCACTATCGTGTCCTACAGCGCGGCGATCTACCTGATGCCGGAACTGGTGATCCGCCTGTTCCAAGACCGTTTCATGACCTACAACCTCGATTACTCCCGTGGCCTGCAAACCTTGATGGTCAAGCAGTTCCGCGCCGTGCCCAGCGAGCAGTGGCCGGCGCTGGCGGCGCAGATGGACAAGGAGTTCGAGCCGCTGCGCATCGAGCTGGCGGCGATCGATGACGGCGGCTTCAGTGCCGATGAGCAGGCACGTCTCAAGCGCGGCGAGAACGTGGTGCGTATCGGTGACTGGGCCTGGCGCACCTTGGCGGCGGCGCCGCTGGACGGGCGCACAGCGGTGAAGATGGTCGTGCCGCCGGACCCGGCCGACGTCAGCTGGTTGTACTGGAGCATCAACGTGTTGATCGGCGCGACCATGCTGGCCTGCCTGTTGCTCTGGTTGCGGCCTCACTGGCGCGACCTGGAGCGCCTCAGGCGCACCGCCGAACGCTTCGGCAAAGGTCATCTGGGTGAGCGTACGCACATTGCCTCCAGTTCGAACATCGGCAGCCTGGCCCATGTGTTCGACACCATGGCGGGTGACATCGAGAACCTGCTCAACCAACAGCGGGACCTGCTCAACGCCGTGTCCCACGAACTGCGCACGCCACTGACACGGCTCGACTTCGGCCTGGCCCTGGCGCTGTCCGATGACCTGCCGCCGGCCAGTCGCGAGCGCCTGCAAGGGTTGGTGGCGCACATTCGTGAGCTGGATGAGTTGGTGCTGGAACTGCTGTCCTACAGCCGTCTGCAGAACCCGCAACGCCTGCCCGAACGGGTCGAGGTGGCATTGGACGAGTTCATCGACAGCATCCTGGGCAGCGTCGACGAGGACCTGGCGGCGCCGGACGTGGTGATCGACGTGCTGCTGCATGGGGCGCTGGAGCGTTTCGTACTGGACCCACGCCTGACCGCACGGGCCTTGCAGAACCTGCTGCGCAATGCCATGCGCTATTGCGAAAAGCGCATCCAGGTGGGCGTGCTGGTCAGTGATCAAGGCTGTGAGATCTGGGTCGACGACGATGGCATCGGCATTCCCGACAGCGAACGCGAGCGCGTGTTCGAGCCGTTCTACCGTTTGGATCGCAGCCGCGACCGCGCCACCGGTGGCTTTGGCCTTGGCCTGGCCATCAGCCGCCGAGCCCTGGAAGCCCAGGGCGGCACGCTGACCGTCGAAGCCTCGCCGCTGGGCGGGGCGCGCTTCAGGCTGTGGCTGCCAACACCCGCTTGA